One Tenebrio molitor chromosome 2, icTenMoli1.1, whole genome shotgun sequence genomic region harbors:
- the LOC138124892 gene encoding putative gustatory receptor 28b, with amino-acid sequence KRKFLVVRNTKKSADPTILKQIITLAKIHEILCKAAHRTNLNYNIQMLPSLAHQFFISLYSIFYYYWMYSSKPFSALCWLGWGFLKTYEILHVAVACHFASEEAEEVGRKVHKVLIRNDNEEVEEKLLAFSKQIMHSKFRFTLCGLFNIDASLLFNMIGSSATFIIIMIQFQETMSPPVCTSNTTSFLL; translated from the exons aaacgaaaatttttagttgtACGTAATACAAAAAAGTCAGCTGATCCTACGATTTTGAAGCAAATCATAACTCTGGCGAAGATCCATGAAATTTTATGCAAAGCGGCACACAGGaccaatttaaattataacatTCAAATGCTGCCCTCGTTGGctcatcaattttttattagccTCTATTCAATATTTTACTACTACTGGATG TACTCGTCTAAACCATTTTCGGCATTGTGTTGGTTGGGTTGGGGCTTTCTTAAAACTTACGAAATTCTTCACGTCGCTGTTGCTTGTCACTTCGCTAGTGAAGAA GCCGAAGAGGTCGGACGAAAAGTACATAAAGTTTTGATAAGAAACGACAACGAAGAAgttgaagaaaaattgttgGCGTTTTCGAAGCAAATAATGCATAGTAAATTCAGGTTTACTTTATGTGGTCTCTTCAACATCGACGCAAGTTTATTGTTTAAT ATGATAGGGTCCTCAGCCACTTTCATCATTATTATGATTCAGTTTCAAGAAACAATGTCACCTCCTGTTTGTACCTCAAATACCACTTCATTCCTGTTATGA
- the LOC138123685 gene encoding putative gustatory receptor 28b — MARLPLPNHFYESLLPIFVLTTILGVFPMFPVKRMGEYTLYTSRKLHLITSLLLTIFSLCFAMTIIRKSNTVVGKKFYKKRNKVSNFGITFEFIFGIVILYTLYFMSFVKTKHVKNVMMSLNKVDDLLKNMKQKFRYGRFVCYQLIIIFSGLMMVTLIASMQIQNIRIEKFPPLSLHMWILFIYPLVPLYDMNSQFGITAMLIYERFKMINQQLENIKFKLDGYHVKTTVPIVRNAKKSADPKILNNIITLVKIHEILCRVAQKTNLNYNIQMLPTLAHQFFVSLFSIFYYYWMYSSKPFSASCWLAWGFYKTYEILHVTITCHLASEEAQVIGRKVHKILIRNDNEEIEEKLLAFSKQVIHSKFKFTLCGLFNIDASLLFNMIGSSTTFIVIMIQFQETMSPTTCISNRTSFVI, encoded by the exons ATGGCACGACTGCCCTTACCAAATCATTTCTACGAAAGTTTGTTGCCGATATTTGTGTTAACGACAATTCTAGGAGTATTTCCGATGTTTCCCGTAAAAAGAATGGGTGAATACACTCTCTACACTTCGAGAAAATTGCACTTAATAACATCTTTACTACTGACAATTTTTTCGCTGTGTTTTGCTATGACCATTATCAGAAAGTCCAATACTGTTGTgggcaaaaaattttacaaaaaacgcAACAAAGTTTCAAATTTCGGTATAACATTCGAATTTATCTTTGGTATTGTCATCTTGTACACGCTTTATTTTATGAGTTTTGTGAAAACGAAACACGTGAAAAACGTTATGATGAGTCTCAATAAAGTCGACGATTTGCTGAAGAacatgaaacaaaaatttcgGTACGGTCGTTTTGTATGTTatcagttaataataattttttccggATTAATGATGGTTACGCTGATCGCTTCTATGCAGATTCAAAATATaagaattgaaaaatttcctcCGCTATCTCTGCACATGTggattttattcatttatccTCTGGTACCTTTATATGACATGAACAGTCAGTTTGGGATAACTGCAATGCTCATTTATgaaagatttaaaatgattaaCCAACAACTGGAAAatatcaaattcaaattagatGGATATCATGTAAAAACAACGGTCCCAA tTGTTCGTAATGCAAAAAAGTCAGCTGATCCCAAGATACTAAACAATATAATTACTCTCGTAAAGATTCATGAAATTTTATGCAGAGTTgcacaaaaaaccaatttaaattataacatTCAAATGCTGCCCACATTGGCTCATCAGTTTTTTGTTAGCCtcttttcaatattttactACTATTGGATG TATTCGTCTAAACCATTTTCGGCATCTTGTTGGTTGGCTTGGGGGTTTTACAAAACTTACGAAATTCTTCATGTCACGATTACTTGTCACTTGGCAAGCGAAGAA gCTCAAGTGATCGGACGAAAAGTACATAAAATTCTTATAAGAAACGACAATGaagaaattgaagaaaaattgttggcattttcaaaacaagtAATCCatagtaaatttaaatttactttgtGCGGTCTCTTCAACATTGATGcaagtttattatttaat aTGATCGGATCTTCAACCACGTTCATCGTTATTATGATTCAATTTCAGGAAACAATGTCACCAACGACTTGCATCTCAAATAGAACTTCTTTTGTGATTTAA
- the LTV1 gene encoding protein LTV1 homolog — MPKKTRKFIDKKKAISFQLVHRSQQDPLIADENAPQRVLLPLTAKESTNSKEQRLEEQHKYGIYYNDDSNYLEHLKDSKDNQVEWPDYVDKTLKEKKVKLQLPPTVFASKHEEKEGMLSRAAPVSGPQLHLDPDVVAAMDEDFDYSDPENQLEDNFIELADGVASDQEFDDEFEMGSDFGSEEMDDVASLPGSQQSFNEEETKSRFTNYSMTSSVIRRNEQLTLLDDRFEKMYADYDENEIGPLDCEEIEGHVPESSDILLQYAQEFEKSQQREKLDKEAIMTKISEVLDSDSECEEEMVYMPVPEKEKWDCESILSTYSNIYNHPKLIRELPKKKIEIDKKTGIPKYIIHTEKLTKESLKKIQEIENYQSRGPKSTGVQSVISQISALSVRNKDETPEEKKERKKLLRECKRERRIEKKANSLAFKEEAKRQSKISMNNRNNVQGNKIL; from the exons atg CCTAAAAAGAcgagaaaatttattgataaaaAGAAAGCGATTAGCTTCCAATTAGTACACCGCAGTCAACAAGACCCTTTAATCGCTGATGAAAATGCCCCTCAACGCGTCCTTTTACCTCTTACTGCAAAAGAGTCGACAAACTCTAAAGAACAGCGTTTGGAGGAACAACATAAATATGGAATTTATTATAATGATGATAGCAACTATTTAGAGCATTTGAAAGATTCAAAAGACAACCAAGTTGAGTGGCCAGATTATGTTGATAAAACTCTCAAAGAAAAGAAAGTGAAACTACAGTTACCTCCAACAGTTTTTGCTTCAAAACATGAAGAAAAAGAGGGAATGTTGAGCAGAGCTGCTCCTGTCTCAG GGCCTCAGCTTCATTTAGATCCTGATGTTGTGGCTGCTATGGATGAAGATTTTGATTACTCAGATCCAGAGAATCAATTAGAGgataattttattgaattggctGATGGTGTAGCATCTGATCAAGAATTTGATGATGAATTTGAAATGGGATCAGATTTTGGAAGTGAAGAAATGGATGATGTTGCTTCACTACCAGGTTCCCAACAGTCCTTCAATGAAGAGGAAACTAAATCTAGATTTACCAACTACTCTATGACTAGCTCAGTTATTAGAAGAAATGAACAACTCACTTTATTAGATGATCGTTTTGAGAAA ATGTATGCTGATTATGATGAAAATGAGATTGGCCCCCTAGATTGTGAAGAAATAGAAGGTCATGTTCCTGAAAGTTCTGATATTCTGTTACAATATGCCcaagaatttgaaaaaagccAGCAGAGAGAAAAATTAGATAAAGAAGCTATTATGACTAAAATTAGTGAAGTTTTAGATAGTGATTCAGAATGCGAAGAAGAAATGGTATACATGCCTGTTCCAGAAAAGGAAAAATGGGATTGTGAATCTATTTTAAGCACATACTCAAATATTTATAATCATCCAAAGTTAATCAGAGAATTACCA aaaaagaaaattgaaatcGACAAGAAAACCGGAATCCCAAAATACATCATTCATACAGAAAAATTGACGAAGGAATCGTTGAAGAAAATCCAGGAAATTGAGAATTATCAAAGTCGAGGTCCGAAATCAACAGGAGTACAGTCGGTAATTTCACAAATTTCGGCATTATCAGTGAGAAACAAAGATGAAACTCcggaagaaaagaaagaaagaaagaagttGTTAAGGGAGTGTAAAAGAGAGCGACGTATTGAGAAGAAAGCTAACTCTTTAGCGTTCAAGGAAGAAGCAAAGAGACAGAGTAAAATCAGCATGAATAATAGGAACAATGTGCAAgggaataaaattttgtaa